The segment TGTACCTAAGCTCCTGGCCGATTGTTTTAGATTCTATCGCAGTTTATGTTAATCAGCAGCTTATCAGTTCTGTTAATTACAACTTAAATGCTTATACCGGTGTGGTAACTATTAACAACACAGTAATAACCGGCTCTCAAAATGACGTAAATATAACCTATTATTATTATAAGGAATATGGACCGTCTCAATGGTTCTTTTCAGGAACCGATCCGGACTTTGAACACAATGTTATCTTTAATAATCAATCTGCCCATAGAATTCTCTCAAAAATGGAGCAGCCTGTTAAGTATGACCGCTACAACAACCAAATTCTCGTTGAGTATCAAAAAGCCTCTCAAGCAGGTTACTTAACACTGATTTATGGTAAGGATTATATTGTTGATTATTATAATGCGGGAGTAAATGTAGGACAAATATATATAGTTTTGTTTAATCAATATCTTGGGAAAGATGGTATGGTTTACGGTGTTCCTGCCAACCTCACATCTTATGATCAGTTTCGTATTACTTATAAATACAATAAATCCAACATACCAGACCCCGGCGACATTTCACATGAGCAATTTGAGGCAGTATATAATCAAAATTTCTCCAAAAATCTAGATATTTGTCTTGATGTAGCAAAAACCAGTAAGGAGTATTCCAGAAGTTTTCAAACTACAACCAATTATATAGCAGCAAACGGACAATACGGGTTTACCTATTCTCTGAATTACCCGAACATTGTTGAAAACTCCGAAATAGTTTACATAAATGGTCAACCTAATGCCATAAAAAATGAGCATTACTATATAAATTATGCTTTGGGAAAAATAACCTTTATAAACCTTAATCCTACACCTTCTGATAATGTCTATATCAAATACTCATATTACACAACAGATTCCGGCGAAAACATACAAAAGGTCTTCAAGGAAGGTAATGCGGTTAATCTGCGAACCAAATATACCAATAATTTTTCCAGTTCTCAGTTGGAACTGGTTTCTGTTGATGATGATTTTGCTCCGTTCGGTTCCACGAAATATGCCGCAGGATCAAACGTTATCAACTTTGCTACAGCCGTAACACCTTACAATAACGTTTCTGTGGCTACCTCCTATTTTGTTAATAAAACAAAATTGGATACAGCTTCTTTAAATGGCACTAAATTATCTCAAACTCAAGAAAAAATAATGGCCGAGATCGGTTATAAACCATTCAATATTCTGGCTGTTACCTATCACTGGGAAAAAGAAAACAATTTGTCGGATATAGATAATACAGTATCTCCAAACTCCAGAGCGGTCGATAATATCGGCTATAAAAATATGTTGGGAGTTTCTGTAGGCCCACAATATTTTCTTACAAACTTTTCTCTTAATCAGTATGACTACAGAAATGATTATATGGATTTATCTAATGTTACAGACAAAAAATCCTACAGCTGGATAGTGGATAACACCTGCACGGCATATGATAACCGTTTCCAGCTTAAAACAATTCTTTCCAAAACAAATGAAACCGAACTGGAACCTCTTTCGGGTAATCATAAACTCAGAGAAAATGCCTATCAGAAATCATCTTTTCAGCTTACCTTAAAACCCTTACCCTTTCTAGATTTATATCATTTATATAACAGAGAACTTACTGAAGTTTATAACGGTTTTGATAGTAACAATAATCCTGTTTCAAATAATTATAGCCTGGTTACTTTGCAAAACTATCAACACAACATTACTCTATATCCGCAAATTCAGACCTTTATCGTTGATAACCCCAATTATCAATATTCCATTGCTCAGTCAGAAAAAGCTTCATTACTGGTCAGCCAGACTCCTGATACAACCTTCAGTTTGCTACATCAATTTACCTGGAAATTTATCAACCTTACCAATGTCCTTTATAAAACTTCTAATGCTAACTCTTTAGAAAGCAACAATAATATCAATAAAAATGCTAATGTTACCGAGTATAATGTTTCCAGCTTTTATTTGTTCGGAAATATTTTTCCTGTTCAAATACAAACTATTTCCCGCCGGTTCACAAAATCGTTTGATTCCAATAGTATTCCGCGAAACACAACATTATATTCATCCGGAGAAAATTATTCCAGCGACTCCAGATATGGACTATCGTTAACACCATTGTCTAATCTTCGTTACAGTTTTGATTTTGCTTCGGCTACTAACTATTCATTTTCTACCGAGAACAGAACAACTGATACTTTGATATCTTTTCAAAATTATCCTAAAGAAAATACCAAACAGGTTATTCAATATACTTTGGGAGATTTACTTAAATCTCAATATACCAGTGATTATACTCTTGAGGAAAACTATAAAAATACCGTGTCTTTATCAACGGTAAATATAACTTCAGTTAATAGTGTATCCATTTATAATAAAACTGCCCATATTAATGCTCAAAACCTAAGCAATGCCTTGCTGTTTTTCAAATATCCTATTAATTTGAATATTAATCAAACTTATGACGATTATATTGATACTGACAAAGGTTTAAAGTATAGAATTATGCAGCTGATGAATATAAATACCAATATTCCTGTAGCCGATTTTAGCGTTTCTCCTGTTCTTAACTACAGCCGAACTATACAATACCTGAAGGTTTCCGCTGATATTGATTTGGCTGATATTCAGGGTAATTATAATTCATATTTGTATAACAAAACAATTGAGGGTCAGCTAAATTGCGTTAAACAACTTAATGCCCAGTTTTCCTTTTTGTTAAATTACGGTTATAAAAAAATCGAAGAAAATTTAATTACACCCCCTACTGAGGATATTAAAAGTATAAGCGTACATAGCCTGGGCATAGGGATGCTAATGTATTTACTGCCAAAATTATCTATCAGCTATACTTATACACTAAAAGCAAACATTAATGACATTACACAAATGGCTTTTAACAACTATGCTGATGCATTCCTGGCAGAATACAGGCCTGATCCGGTAAATAATGGAAAATATACAAGCTCGGTGGTTGTTACCTTTAGAAGAGAACATAGCTGGGGTATCGGGCTTAATGATTACGCCAAATTTGAAAACAATCAGGTTAACGGAAACACGCTATCTACCGAAATTACCGATATAGATAATATTTCTTCTACCGGGGTAGTCGCGGCAAATATTGAAATACCGATGGCTGAAAGAAGTAACGGAACAATTGAGAAATTTGTTTTTACCGCTGAAGGAAATTATGTAGAAAAAAAGGATTTAACTGGAAAAACTGACTTTAACTATTCAATTATTTCTTTTATTTTTAGCGGAAAACTCATTTTTTAGATTACATTTATTATTTGCTGCAGAGGACTTAACATAATATATCCGAACATGAATACAATACCTCCGATAACCAGCATAATCAGCAAAACAATCAGATTGGCTAAACGGTCGTAATGCTCTTCCTCATTGAGATTTAGCTCCTTTATCATTTTTTCTATTATGGATATTTTTTTTGTATTCTCTACCTGCTGGGAAAATATCGGTTTATACTTTTTAAGTATTGCCATTGATTCCATGGCTTCCGGCAACCCTTTTCCTTGTTTGATCAACAGGCTCAGTGTGGAAAATAAATAGCTTTCATGAAAATTATTTTGTACTTCATTATATTTATCTATTAAATAATCAAATGAAATATGATATTTAATCGAAGCCTGGTAAATAGTAAATAAAGATTTTTGAAAATGTCTGAACATAATACTTTTTATCAAAGGAAGTTTCATAACCATTGCTTTGTTCCGCTTAAACATAAAAAAACCAAAGGTTCCGATAACAAAAATTGCAAATATTATTATTAATAAATTAGAGGGATAAAATAAGACTAATAGCAATGGCGTTTTTAGTTGGTAGTATTTATAATAATTACTAATTTGAGGAATGATTATCGTTGAAAAAACTGGAATTAATATAATTACCAGAAGAGATAAGGTAGCCGGATAAAATATTTTGCTTAGCATTTTATTGTGTTCAACAATTTTGTTGCTTAACATCTCGTATATATCCTCTATGGCAGTTTCCATGTTGCCAGTTTCTTTAGCTATGAATAAATAAAGC is part of the Candidatus Margulisiibacteriota bacterium genome and harbors:
- a CDS encoding type II secretion system F family protein, which gives rise to MILYIGKAGLSLPEQKDLFQFLYLYYKEGTNAYYILDNYKNVVKKSRKPLIKRVLGLLKKGSSFSDALLSGSLIGSNARLYLFIAKETGNMETAIEDIYEMLSNKIVEHNKMLSKIFYPATLSLLVIILIPVFSTIIIPQISNYYKYYQLKTPLLLVLFYPSNLLIIIFAIFVIGTFGFFMFKRNKAMVMKLPLIKSIMFRHFQKSLFTIYQASIKYHISFDYLIDKYNEVQNNFHESYLFSTLSLLIKQGKGLPEAMESMAILKKYKPIFSQQVENTKKISIIEKMIKELNLNEEEHYDRLANLIVLLIMLVIGGIVFMFGYIMLSPLQQIINVI